One Dermacentor andersoni chromosome 6, qqDerAnde1_hic_scaffold, whole genome shotgun sequence genomic window carries:
- the Sec61alpha gene encoding protein transport protein Sec61 subunit alpha, protein MGIKFLEVIKPFCGILPEVAKPERKIQFREKVLWTAITLFIFLVCCQIPLFGIMSSDSADPFYWMRVILASNRGTLMELGISPIVTSGLIMQLLAGAKIIEVGDTPKDRALFNGAQKLFGMVITIGQAIVYVMTGMYGDPADIGAGVCFLIIIQLFVAGLIVLLLDELLQKGYGLGSGISLFIATNICETIVWKAFSPATVNTGRGTEFEGAIIALFHLLATRSDKVRALREAFYRANLPNLMNLLATVLVFAIVIYFQGFRVDLPIKSARYRGQYSSYPIKLFYTSNIPIILQSALVSNLYVISQMLAVKFSGNVFVNLLGVWADVGGAGPARAYPIGGLCYYLSPPENLAHILEDPVHAVLYIVFMLGSCAFFSKTWIEVSGSSAKDVAKQLKEQQMVMRGHREKSMIHELNRYIPTAAAFGGLCIGALSVLADFLGAIGSGTGILLAVTIIYQYFEIFIKEQGDMGGMSTLLF, encoded by the exons attcCACTTTTTGGGATCATGTCTTCAGATTCCGCAGACCCTTTCTACTGGATGCGAGTCATTCTCGCTTCAAATCGAGGCACGCTTATGGAGCTGGGTATCTCGCCTATCGTCACATCAGGTCTCATCATGCAGCTACTAGCTGGAGCAAAGATCATTGAGGTTGGCGACACGCCGAAGGACAGGGCACTCTTCAATGGCGCGCAGAAAT TGTTTGGTATGGTGATCACGATTGGCCAGGCGATCGTGTACGTCATGACAGGCATGTACGGGGACCCAGCCGACATTGGTGCTGGTGTCTGCTTCCTCATCATCATCCAGTTGTTTGTGGCGGGTCTCATCGTGCTTTTGTTGGATGAACTGCTACAGAAGGGCTATGGATTGGGCTCTGGTATCTCTCTCTTCATTGCCACCAACATCTGTGAGACCATCGTCTGGAAGGCCTTCAGTCCAGCCACAGTCAACACTGGCCGAG GCACTGAATTCGAGGGTGCCATCATTGCGCTCTTCCACCTTTTGGCCACGCGGTCGGACAAGGTGCGTGCCCTGCGAGAGGCCTTCTACCGTGCCAACCTGCCCAACCTCATGAACCTACTGGCCACAGTCCTCGTCTTTGCCATAGTTATATACTTCCAG GGCTTCCGTGTGGATCTTCCCATCAAGTCTGCCCGCTACCGTGGACAGTACAGCTCCTACCCCATCAAGCTCTTCTACACGTCCAACATCCCCATCATTCTGCAGTCTGCGCTCGTCTCCAACCTGTACGTCATCTCTCAG ATGCTTGCCGTCAAGTTCAGCGGAAATGTATTTGTCAACCTTCTGGGAGTCTGGGCG GATGTTGGTGGCGCGGGTCCTGCCAGGGCGTACCCCATCGGAGGCCTGTGTTACTACCTCTCGCCACCCGAGAACTTGGCTCACATTTTGGAAGATCCCGTCCATGCGGTGCTGTACATTGTCTTCATGCTGGGCTCCTGCGCCTTCTTCTCCAAGACGTGGATAGAGGTGTCGGGCTCTAGTGCCAAGGAT GTTGCCAAGCAACTAAAGGAGCAACAAATGGTGATGCGCGGTCACAGAGAAAAGTCCATGATCCACGAACTGAACAGGTACATccccacggcagctgcatttggaGGCTTGTGCATCGGAGCCTTATCGGTGCTTGCCGACTTCCTGG GTGCCATTGGCAGTGGCACGGGTATCCTTCTTGCCGTCACAATCATCTACCAGTACTTCGAAATCTTCATCAAGGAACAGGGTGACATGGGCGGCATGAGCACACTGCTTTTCTAG